Proteins encoded together in one Candidatus Cloacimonadota bacterium window:
- a CDS encoding PTS sugar transporter subunit IIA produces the protein MTDNLEVCSYLTPERVLCLDSSSKQDILSKMADLIGQDPSVKDAATMKKAIFMREKTMSTGIGEGVAIPHARTTAVEDFVIAFAKINEGIEFDAVDGKPVYLIFMIVANNNQDKKYVKLLSRLMLRMRKHQLVEKLMQATNPKEIYEILVESK, from the coding sequence ATGACAGATAATCTCGAGGTTTGTTCCTATTTAACACCCGAACGTGTTCTTTGTTTGGATTCAAGCAGTAAACAAGATATTTTGTCTAAAATGGCAGATCTGATTGGGCAAGATCCCAGCGTGAAAGATGCCGCTACCATGAAGAAAGCGATATTTATGCGTGAAAAGACCATGAGTACTGGAATTGGGGAAGGTGTTGCAATTCCACATGCTCGTACAACAGCAGTTGAAGACTTTGTAATTGCATTTGCAAAGATTAACGAAGGCATAGAATTTGATGCTGTGGACGGTAAACCTGTTTACTTAATATTTATGATAGTGGCAAACAACAACCAGGACAAGAAATATGTTAAATTACTATCGCGGTTGATGTTGAGGATGAGAAAGCATCAACTAGTTGAAAAATTGATGCAGGCAACAAACCCCAAGGAAATCTATGAGATATTGGTGGAAAGTAAATAA
- a CDS encoding peptidoglycan DD-metalloendopeptidase family protein, protein MYKALFLMLIMLLFVNLLADNLDDKMRELQRIQSQLETTEQKAKQTAEKRKQTESEIQRTASLKHLSDQNVNKYRSAVLVVRDSLSEVERRLANANDRLSNLQYAQNAEMNMLLRVDRSFSAQQISHRDQRYLQSLILHQKRDFDILNGYKASLVHAQDLHNAEASKINRSLRTESQKNKRYNKQISALTNQQKKLSKQEQELQNNIAKLKRDAAALETLISQLLEESGRSLPSYEFTQIKIAWPVKGNIIRSFGQETRSYNTSVVSNGIDIAVHEGTNVHAVDDGEVIFSDRYGGQGKLIIIDHKNGFFSLYGYNSDLLVDRGDTVTRGTVIARSGATGSALEPALHFELRKDGRAINPVPYFE, encoded by the coding sequence ATGTATAAAGCGCTGTTTTTAATGCTAATAATGCTTTTGTTCGTCAACTTGCTTGCCGACAATCTTGACGATAAAATGCGAGAATTGCAGCGTATACAATCTCAACTTGAAACAACTGAACAAAAGGCCAAGCAAACAGCAGAAAAAAGGAAGCAGACCGAATCTGAGATTCAACGTACAGCCTCTCTAAAGCATCTTTCCGATCAAAATGTGAATAAATACCGTTCTGCAGTATTAGTTGTGCGCGATTCTTTAAGCGAAGTTGAGCGCAGATTAGCTAATGCCAATGATCGCCTAAGCAATCTCCAATATGCTCAAAATGCAGAAATGAACATGCTCTTGCGGGTTGATCGCAGCTTTTCAGCACAACAAATTTCGCATCGAGATCAACGTTACTTGCAAAGCTTGATTCTACATCAAAAAAGGGATTTTGATATTCTTAACGGTTATAAAGCTTCATTGGTGCATGCTCAAGATTTACACAACGCTGAAGCATCCAAAATAAACCGTAGCTTAAGAACTGAAAGTCAGAAAAATAAAAGATACAATAAACAGATTAGTGCTCTTACTAATCAGCAGAAAAAGCTAAGTAAGCAAGAGCAGGAGCTACAAAATAACATAGCTAAACTAAAACGCGATGCCGCAGCACTTGAAACCCTGATAAGCCAATTGCTAGAAGAAAGTGGGCGCAGTCTGCCAAGTTACGAATTCACCCAAATCAAAATTGCCTGGCCAGTTAAGGGTAATATTATCCGTAGTTTTGGTCAAGAGACTCGTTCATACAATACCAGCGTTGTTAGTAATGGTATAGATATTGCCGTTCACGAAGGTACAAATGTGCACGCAGTTGATGATGGAGAGGTAATATTCTCAGACCGTTACGGGGGTCAGGGGAAACTAATAATTATTGATCATAAGAATGGATTCTTTAGCCTTTATGGTTACAACAGCGATCTATTAGTAGATCGTGGAGACACAGTAACTCGAGGTACCGTTATCGCACGTAGCGGCGCTACGGGATCAGCGTTGGAGCCTGCTTTACATTTTGAACTACGCAAAGATGGCAGAGCCATAAACCCGGTGCCATATTTTGAATAA
- a CDS encoding Sua5/YciO/YrdC/YwlC family protein — protein MMLKVKNPSEKKIQRLLQKDPLTESTILHYTGNMWGIGCRLSAHNTINRIHELKQRSKSGMIVLVPDIAWISANINVPERIYSLMQQYYPGNLSIAFTVDNPSYEHVAYNQKVAFRVPSDPMLRYIISLLGEPIVSTSVNYSNLPAENDLHRLEKVFGSWFDIAFIPPDTAIGEHSPSTLIEYVSKSEGEIEDIKCIREGSIPFYQIKKSFSLPLVMFVCTANICRSPIAEKLFAKMIKEHNLKLNTDSSGLLDGGHMISLSSMQLLMERGILDAQEHVSKKISPSMVSNSWLILTMEERQRDFLRQTYPDAAHKILTLNEITGFEGDITDPYGSELDFYRNTQNIIEERLHILLERIINNDIMLFKDKQ, from the coding sequence ATGATGCTCAAAGTGAAGAATCCTTCAGAGAAGAAAATTCAAAGATTACTGCAAAAAGATCCTCTTACTGAATCAACTATTTTGCATTATACAGGCAATATGTGGGGAATTGGGTGCCGCTTATCTGCGCACAACACAATCAATCGTATTCATGAGCTCAAACAACGCAGCAAATCTGGCATGATCGTTCTTGTTCCGGATATAGCTTGGATATCTGCGAACATCAATGTACCCGAACGCATCTACTCACTTATGCAACAGTATTATCCAGGAAATTTGAGCATTGCATTTACAGTAGATAATCCAAGTTATGAACATGTGGCATATAATCAAAAAGTAGCTTTTCGAGTTCCTTCAGATCCTATGCTACGCTATATAATTAGTCTTCTAGGCGAGCCTATTGTTTCTACTAGTGTGAACTACTCAAATCTTCCAGCAGAAAATGATTTACATCGTTTGGAGAAAGTGTTTGGCTCTTGGTTCGATATTGCATTTATCCCCCCTGATACTGCTATTGGTGAACATTCTCCCTCCACTCTTATAGAATATGTATCAAAAAGTGAGGGAGAAATAGAGGATATCAAATGCATCAGAGAAGGTTCAATCCCTTTTTACCAGATCAAAAAATCTTTTTCTTTGCCTTTGGTTATGTTTGTTTGTACTGCCAATATATGCCGCAGTCCTATAGCGGAAAAGCTCTTTGCCAAAATGATCAAAGAGCATAACCTTAAACTGAATACAGATAGTAGTGGGCTTTTAGACGGGGGGCACATGATATCTCTTTCATCCATGCAACTTCTTATGGAAAGAGGTATTTTAGACGCTCAAGAGCACGTCTCAAAAAAAATTAGCCCCTCCATGGTGAGTAATTCATGGTTGATTCTTACAATGGAGGAAAGGCAAAGAGATTTTTTGCGCCAAACATATCCCGATGCAGCACATAAGATACTTACACTAAACGAAATAACAGGTTTTGAAGGTGATATTACAGATCCTTATGGTAGTGAACTGGATTTTTATCGCAATACTCAAAATATTATTGAAGAACGCTTACACATACTTTTAGAGAGAATCATAAACAACGATATCATGCTTTTTAAGGATAAGCAATGA